The Pleurodeles waltl isolate 20211129_DDA chromosome 7, aPleWal1.hap1.20221129, whole genome shotgun sequence genome includes a region encoding these proteins:
- the IL11 gene encoding interleukin-11, with the protein MKSAVCRLVLALLSLWAGLEAAPPLKARPVEPSSDLTKIRQMTKHLLSDTKKLYNIFKAKYPAEVEHKLEFLPTVSMNAGDLAKIQVAKGLAKLSADLQIYQKHFDWLQKAAPILRPQDHAYSNFHHRIENLTKEMEHLMAKLNLPWPTVPVVPPMPTSATHWPVVHTGHALFHNFHLFLDWASRVLMHVKL; encoded by the exons ATGAAAA GCGCTGTGTGTCGGCTGGTCCTGGCATTGCTAAGCCTTTGGGCAGGCTTAGAGGCAGCCCCTCCCTTGAAGGCCAGACctgtggagcccagcagcgatTTGACCAAGATTCGGCAGATGACCAAGCACCTGTTGTCCGACACCAAGAAGCTCTACAACATCTTT AAAGCCAAGTATCCAGCGGAGGTTGAGCACAAACTGGAGTTCCTGCCCACCGTGTCCATGAACGCTGGAGATCTGGCAAAGATACAG GTGGCCAAGGGCCTCGCTAAACTCAGCGCAGACCTCCAGATCTACCAGAAACACTTCGACTGGTTGCAGAAGGCGGCGCCCATCTTGCGGCCGCAGGACCACGCGTACAGCAACTTCCACCACCGCATCGAGAACCTcaccaaggaaatggagcacctg ATGGCGAAGCTGAACTTGCCTTGGCCCACTGTTCCCGTGGTGCCACCGATGCCAACCTCTGCCACCCATTGGCCCGTGGTGCATACCGGACACGCCCTCTTCCACAATTTCCACCTTTTCTTGGACTGGGCCTCTCGGGTGCTGATGCACGTTAAGTTGTGA